A window of Pirellula sp. SH-Sr6A contains these coding sequences:
- a CDS encoding protein kinase domain-containing protein produces the protein MSDSPSDLPVPPPVPRPPVARPAVTRAIDLHGGGIGADARSGLAGRGNVDTNGEGDEKGQIAGIGDFDPNSDSGEFELQPGVVPLDRGSDPKTPSLPVLGEYVILERIGAGGMGQVFRAKHRTMDREVALKILPQSMSHDALARERFYAEVRATAKLMHPNIVTAFDAGCHRSGDAQVHFLVMELIRGELLSQRIAASGPMSTREVVEILIQAASALEYAHSLGIVHRDIKPSNMMLTPSGTLKILDFGLAVLRDRMESTKDRTRSQIIGTVEFMAPEQINAPDQVDHRCDLYSLGATVFYLLTGRPMFSGELVQTALAQVHRRPPALYEVRADVDIRLDSVFQSLVAKNPDERLQSAAELIDKLQRLNLMEGLESSSRQGESVLPKISPVRPTDFGLAPSTSQRQLAAIGIELGMIHSRVSYIDREHKVEEVPVDGESTTLRNMLYSDGERVAVGGQAAELRASQPDRIFYGMQRWYGLPLLERPFGGRQVPPEVLVAAVVRQMVNATRHVLPSASHAVVTVPACYDQLHRWSTKTACSIAGIELLQLLEKPLAATLAHVEIDSRLAKTASEDGYRRTFLVAMLTGSSCEVSVVQVEGLKVRLIATAGDWRRGMVRWHDRMAKKIASELEKRFGVSAREDRSIASRIQRTVERTFERMRAASVVPFIVEVPGGKFEGRLDRNRPEEWVDELVSDCGLYAKEVADRVGIAPGGFDAVLLLGDARWYPSIQNAVAQVAGPKVPLIPLKSSHIARGAAIQAEYLMPPMDIDSPHAVSSTAYDLGVVMQDASGVTAPRILIPRDKPLSCQATRTLRFSKEGERQPVLQFVEGSRLGNSTWNKLGRVDLQTCFAGRRSSDPLQLRLEVDESGFWQGLIHWPGGNSQVPVSPLNEPLMDVVSIRQWGDWLESLMLCNG, from the coding sequence ATGTCCGACAGCCCATCCGACTTGCCTGTCCCCCCGCCGGTTCCCCGGCCTCCCGTCGCGCGGCCAGCCGTTACCCGGGCGATCGATTTGCACGGGGGAGGTATAGGAGCAGATGCCCGGAGCGGTTTGGCGGGGCGTGGTAACGTCGACACCAATGGAGAGGGCGATGAGAAAGGGCAAATCGCCGGTATCGGGGACTTCGACCCGAACAGCGATTCCGGCGAGTTTGAATTGCAACCCGGGGTTGTACCATTGGATCGCGGGTCCGATCCGAAAACCCCTTCGCTCCCCGTGTTAGGGGAATACGTCATCCTGGAACGAATCGGCGCTGGGGGGATGGGGCAAGTCTTCCGGGCCAAGCACCGGACTATGGATCGGGAGGTGGCGTTGAAGATATTGCCCCAGTCGATGTCTCATGACGCGCTCGCCCGCGAACGGTTTTACGCCGAAGTGCGCGCGACCGCGAAACTTATGCATCCCAACATTGTCACCGCCTTTGACGCAGGTTGCCACCGGTCCGGGGATGCTCAGGTGCATTTTCTGGTTATGGAGTTGATTCGAGGCGAGTTGTTATCACAGCGGATCGCAGCTTCAGGTCCAATGTCGACCCGAGAGGTCGTGGAGATATTGATCCAAGCCGCATCGGCTCTCGAGTATGCGCATTCACTCGGGATCGTTCATCGGGATATCAAACCGAGCAACATGATGCTGACGCCCAGTGGGACGCTGAAGATTCTAGATTTTGGACTCGCCGTGCTGCGCGACCGAATGGAGAGCACCAAGGATCGGACACGTTCGCAGATTATCGGAACGGTCGAGTTCATGGCTCCGGAACAAATCAATGCACCTGATCAAGTCGACCATCGGTGCGATCTGTATTCGCTCGGAGCCACGGTTTTTTATTTGCTGACCGGCAGGCCCATGTTTTCGGGAGAGTTGGTGCAGACTGCATTAGCGCAGGTCCACCGCAGACCGCCTGCGTTGTACGAAGTCCGCGCGGATGTCGACATTCGATTGGATTCGGTTTTCCAATCGTTGGTGGCAAAGAACCCAGACGAACGGCTTCAGTCGGCAGCGGAGTTGATCGACAAACTGCAGCGATTGAATTTGATGGAAGGGCTGGAGTCTTCGTCGCGGCAAGGTGAGTCGGTACTACCAAAGATTTCCCCGGTTCGCCCAACCGATTTTGGTCTTGCTCCCTCGACTTCGCAGAGGCAGTTAGCAGCCATTGGGATCGAATTGGGGATGATCCATTCCCGGGTGAGCTATATCGATCGAGAGCACAAGGTAGAAGAGGTCCCGGTCGATGGGGAATCAACCACGCTTCGCAACATGCTGTACAGCGATGGAGAGCGGGTTGCGGTCGGGGGACAGGCTGCGGAACTTCGGGCGAGTCAACCCGATCGTATCTTCTATGGGATGCAGCGATGGTATGGACTGCCGTTGCTCGAGCGACCTTTCGGAGGCAGGCAGGTGCCACCGGAGGTCTTGGTAGCAGCCGTGGTAAGGCAGATGGTCAACGCGACGCGGCATGTTCTGCCCAGCGCCTCGCATGCCGTCGTAACCGTTCCCGCGTGTTACGATCAGTTGCACCGATGGAGCACTAAAACCGCTTGTTCGATCGCAGGGATCGAATTGCTTCAGCTGTTGGAAAAGCCTTTGGCGGCGACGTTGGCCCATGTGGAGATCGATTCCCGTTTGGCCAAGACGGCTTCGGAGGACGGGTATCGCCGGACGTTTCTGGTCGCGATGTTGACGGGTTCTTCATGCGAAGTTTCCGTTGTCCAAGTGGAGGGATTGAAGGTTCGGTTGATCGCGACCGCAGGTGACTGGCGTCGCGGGATGGTCCGATGGCATGATCGCATGGCGAAGAAGATTGCCAGCGAATTGGAAAAGCGATTCGGTGTGAGCGCGCGCGAGGACCGGAGCATTGCGTCGCGCATTCAGCGAACGGTGGAGAGAACTTTTGAACGGATGCGTGCCGCCTCGGTTGTTCCCTTTATCGTGGAGGTCCCTGGCGGGAAGTTCGAGGGGCGGCTCGACAGGAATCGGCCCGAGGAGTGGGTGGATGAGTTGGTAAGCGACTGCGGTTTGTATGCCAAAGAGGTTGCCGATCGCGTCGGGATCGCGCCGGGCGGATTCGACGCGGTCTTGTTGCTTGGAGACGCCCGGTGGTATCCCTCCATTCAGAATGCGGTTGCCCAAGTCGCGGGGCCGAAGGTTCCATTGATCCCACTTAAATCCAGCCACATCGCCCGCGGAGCGGCCATTCAAGCAGAGTACTTGATGCCACCCATGGATATCGATTCTCCCCATGCGGTATCCAGCACTGCCTACGATCTCGGTGTCGTGATGCAGGATGCTAGTGGCGTCACGGCCCCCAGAATTTTGATTCCTCGAGACAAGCCGCTGTCGTGCCAGGCAACGCGGACTTTGCGATTCTCCAAAGAAGGGGAACGGCAACCGGTCTTGCAGTTTGTGGAGGGGTCCAGATTGGGGAATTCGACTTGGAATAAATTGGGGCGGGTCGACTTGCAGACATGCTTTGCTGGCCGGCGGTCATCCGATCCACTGCAGTTGAGGTTGGAGGTGGATGAAAGTGGCTTTTGGCAAGGACTGATCCATTGGCCGGGGGGGAATAGCCAAGTGCCGGTCTCCCCGCTGAATGAACCGTTGATGGATGTGGTCTCGATTCGGCAGTGGGGAGATTGGTTGGAATCGTTGATGCTGTGCAACGGTTAA
- a CDS encoding ATP-dependent DNA helicase, which yields MTSLDIHSILGPEGNIARRIRNYEHRREQLQMAEAVEKALHDGHHLVVEAGTGVGKSFGYLVPAILFATQAEGRMDSPPSPRLSRKDQEELGGSDKEEEKIRRVIVSTHTISLQEQLVAKDLPLLKAVIPREFTSVLVKGRGNYLSKRRLGLAMSRAASLLQSDRDYDQLEQIALWNKETHEGSLSSLPFKPSMSVWDEVASDSGNCMGRKCDHFNECFYYAARRRVHNSQILVVNHALFFSDLALRAQGAGMLPEYDAVIFDESHTIESVAGEHLGLQISNSQIDYTLRKLFNPRNDKGILSALGLKQLTRETYRCMESLDALSEDLLSWLANSASGNGRVYDLLEVQTDLPVLLQSLSEQLERFGQDLKNANDRLELMSASKRLTALANTLDQWLKQKETDAVYWLEKSESRSQFGRGSVRITLRSSPIDISKHLKTALFDKVRTVVLTSATLSTGKSQGFQFFQKRIGALKAAALQVGSPFDYKRLARLELVTDLPDPSQDKANYEKKVLPTIRHYVAAHEGRAFILFTSYDMLRKTCDALRPWMLERGLAVYSQADGTPRTQLLQDFKANPRGVLFGAESFWQGVDVPGDALQLVIISKLPFSVPDHPLLEAKLEDIRRKGGNPFRDYQLPEAVIKFKQGFGRLIRTATDSGVVLVTDPRIVTKPYGRLFVESLPDCQVIHVQAKAEP from the coding sequence ATGACTTCCCTCGACATTCATTCCATTCTCGGACCGGAAGGGAATATCGCGCGCAGGATCCGAAACTACGAGCACCGACGCGAACAGCTTCAAATGGCGGAAGCAGTCGAGAAGGCCCTTCACGACGGCCATCATCTCGTCGTCGAAGCAGGGACTGGGGTCGGTAAAAGTTTCGGCTACCTCGTTCCCGCGATCCTCTTCGCAACCCAAGCAGAAGGTCGGATGGATTCCCCCCCGTCGCCGCGGCTCTCTCGCAAAGACCAAGAAGAACTGGGAGGTTCCGACAAAGAGGAGGAGAAAATACGACGGGTCATCGTCAGCACCCACACGATCAGTCTTCAAGAACAACTGGTCGCCAAAGACCTACCTCTCCTTAAAGCCGTCATTCCTCGCGAGTTCACCAGCGTTCTCGTCAAAGGCCGAGGCAACTATCTTTCCAAGCGCCGCCTCGGCCTCGCCATGAGCCGGGCCGCGAGCCTTCTCCAAAGCGATCGGGATTACGATCAACTGGAACAGATCGCTCTTTGGAACAAGGAAACCCACGAGGGCTCCCTCAGCTCCCTTCCTTTCAAACCGAGTATGTCGGTCTGGGATGAGGTTGCCAGCGACTCCGGCAATTGCATGGGTCGCAAATGCGATCACTTCAACGAATGCTTTTACTACGCAGCCCGACGCCGTGTCCATAACTCGCAAATTCTCGTGGTGAACCACGCATTGTTCTTCAGCGATCTCGCTCTCCGCGCTCAGGGTGCCGGCATGCTCCCCGAATACGACGCCGTCATCTTCGACGAGTCCCATACAATTGAGTCGGTGGCGGGAGAGCACTTAGGTCTCCAGATCAGCAACTCGCAAATCGATTACACCCTTCGCAAACTGTTCAACCCTCGCAACGACAAGGGAATCCTCTCCGCACTGGGTTTGAAACAGCTCACCCGAGAGACCTACCGATGCATGGAATCGCTCGACGCCCTCTCCGAAGATCTCCTCTCCTGGCTCGCTAATTCCGCGTCTGGCAATGGTCGCGTTTACGATCTTCTGGAGGTTCAAACGGACCTCCCAGTGTTGTTGCAATCTCTCTCCGAGCAATTGGAACGATTTGGCCAGGACTTGAAGAATGCGAACGATCGACTGGAGTTGATGTCGGCCAGCAAACGCCTCACGGCCCTTGCCAACACCCTGGATCAGTGGCTCAAACAGAAAGAGACCGATGCGGTCTATTGGCTTGAAAAGTCGGAGTCCCGCAGTCAATTCGGCCGCGGCTCGGTCCGCATAACACTTCGAAGCAGCCCCATCGATATCTCGAAACATCTCAAGACCGCGTTGTTCGACAAGGTGCGGACAGTTGTCTTGACCAGCGCGACCTTGTCGACCGGCAAATCGCAGGGGTTTCAGTTCTTTCAAAAGCGGATCGGAGCACTCAAAGCCGCTGCGCTCCAGGTCGGCAGTCCCTTTGATTACAAACGATTGGCGCGGCTAGAACTGGTGACCGATCTCCCGGATCCCTCGCAAGACAAAGCCAATTACGAAAAGAAAGTCTTGCCGACCATTCGGCATTATGTAGCGGCGCACGAAGGGCGCGCGTTTATTCTGTTCACCAGCTATGACATGCTGCGAAAGACTTGCGACGCCCTCAGGCCTTGGATGCTCGAGCGAGGTTTGGCTGTCTACTCGCAAGCCGATGGGACACCTCGCACACAACTTCTCCAAGACTTCAAAGCCAACCCAAGGGGTGTTCTTTTCGGCGCCGAAAGCTTCTGGCAGGGAGTCGACGTTCCAGGGGATGCGTTGCAGTTGGTGATCATCAGCAAACTGCCGTTTAGCGTCCCCGATCATCCGCTTCTCGAAGCGAAACTCGAAGACATTCGACGCAAAGGAGGCAACCCGTTCCGCGATTACCAATTGCCGGAAGCGGTGATCAAGTTCAAGCAAGGGTTCGGACGTTTGATTCGCACCGCCACCGACTCGGGTGTTGTGTTGGTTACCGATCCACGGATTGTGACCAAACCGTATGGCAGGCTCTTCGTGGAGTCACTTCCCGATTGCCAAGTCATCCATGTTCAGGCGAAAGCGGAGCCTTGA
- a CDS encoding CCA tRNA nucleotidyltransferase codes for MAVWNDSSELYQFAKEIVSRLQRSGHIAYFAGGCVRDACMGNAPHDYDVATSARLEQVIALFGPKNTLAIGAAFGVACVHRRIGGTRYQVEIATFRSDGTYSDGRHPDWVQFSRPEEDAQRRDFTINGMFYDPIAEELKDFVGGAIDLAAKRIRAIGQADHRIDEDKLRMLRAVRFGARFGFEIDRETADAIKRHANEILVVSGERIAAEMLKLFESPKRGWGISELYGLGLLAPLWPELDGRWREDDARRERGMRCLSRFQPEHDGDSSMSASVALLWLCSQSEPTRGVPQSEAAEILGAIQARWKLSNRVTEQAIFAMSHVDAIRSGDQLPWSQIQPILIAEHAPLAVEVAGTLVAEEALDGRGISFCRDALRWPAEELNPAPHLTGRDLHALGLRPGPRFAELLRKARSMQLDGYHGNRDEALEWLRHQPES; via the coding sequence ATGGCCGTTTGGAATGACTCCTCCGAACTCTACCAGTTCGCCAAGGAGATCGTGTCTCGCCTGCAGCGCAGCGGTCACATCGCGTACTTCGCCGGCGGATGCGTCCGAGATGCCTGCATGGGCAATGCACCCCATGATTACGACGTCGCGACCAGCGCTCGATTGGAACAAGTCATCGCGCTGTTCGGTCCCAAAAACACCCTCGCAATCGGGGCCGCGTTCGGAGTCGCATGCGTTCACCGTCGCATCGGTGGGACGCGCTACCAAGTCGAGATTGCCACCTTTCGCTCCGACGGGACCTACAGCGACGGTAGACACCCCGATTGGGTCCAATTCTCACGTCCAGAGGAAGACGCACAACGCCGTGACTTTACGATCAACGGTATGTTCTACGACCCCATCGCGGAAGAACTCAAAGATTTTGTAGGGGGTGCAATCGATCTCGCGGCCAAACGGATTCGCGCCATCGGACAAGCAGACCATCGAATCGACGAAGACAAACTCCGTATGCTCCGAGCCGTCCGCTTTGGCGCACGGTTTGGTTTCGAAATCGATCGCGAAACTGCCGATGCGATCAAGCGGCATGCGAATGAGATTTTAGTTGTGAGCGGAGAACGCATCGCCGCCGAGATGCTCAAACTCTTTGAATCGCCGAAGCGAGGGTGGGGAATCTCGGAATTGTATGGGCTCGGACTACTGGCTCCCTTGTGGCCCGAACTGGATGGACGCTGGCGAGAGGATGACGCGCGACGCGAAAGGGGAATGCGCTGCCTCAGCCGATTTCAACCCGAGCACGACGGCGATTCTTCGATGTCTGCATCCGTAGCGCTGCTCTGGTTGTGCTCCCAATCCGAACCGACTCGAGGCGTGCCGCAGAGCGAAGCAGCCGAGATATTGGGAGCTATTCAAGCGAGATGGAAGCTCTCGAATCGGGTCACAGAGCAAGCGATTTTCGCGATGAGCCATGTGGATGCGATTCGATCTGGCGACCAGCTTCCTTGGTCCCAAATCCAGCCGATCTTGATCGCCGAGCACGCCCCCTTGGCGGTGGAAGTGGCCGGGACCCTCGTTGCCGAAGAAGCTCTCGATGGCCGAGGGATCTCGTTTTGTCGCGATGCCTTGCGATGGCCCGCCGAGGAACTGAACCCGGCACCGCACCTTACCGGGCGCGATCTGCACGCACTGGGGCTCCGACCGGGCCCTCGGTTTGCGGAACTCTTGCGCAAAGCTCGATCGATGCAATTGGACGGCTATCATGGCAATCGCGACGAAGCCCTAGAGTGGCTCCGTCACCAACCTGAATCCTAG
- a CDS encoding redoxin family protein: MRQSFFSIGSSLSLGAILLLGVPVSSHGNDSAQPIAVKAVDIGQRIPDGRWTDYQGKEWKTEEFRGKKAVVYAFLGTQCPLAKMYSAKLVELQKQLNGKEVSFVAVDSNVQDSLAEMAAHARKYQIEFPFVKDPDQRWADVLGVTRTPEVCVVDEKGRLVYRGMIDDQYGIGFLREQANEQPLVDAIESVLAGRVVETPITKAPGCLIGRKRSQADSADGAAASSVTYAEQVSRILQKRCVSCHRPDEIGPMDLSNYEDASSWADMVLEVVREGRMPPWHASPDHGQFANDRRMTQEEIDTLETWASLGTPRGNPEREPEPLSFVEGWQLASTPDLVVPMAKEPFRVPAKGEVKYQYFVSDLNNSEDIWVRGMEIVPGNRAVVHHVLVFVRDKNDKKNRAFGGERGFLVGYVPGTRVERMPEGMAKRIPANSELVFQVHYTPIGTAQEDLSKVGFWFADKASITHEVQTTSSVQTNLRIPPNEANYKTAAMLPEELPACDLLSMSPHMHLRGKAFRYTAVYPDKNREVLLDIPAYDFNWQTEYRLATKKPLPAGTRILCEAVFDNSTKNLNNPDPTNWVAWGDQTYEEMMIGYFHIAVPIDPKTGVSKPLEKVGRGTSPTPSQIFNFLDTDGDDKLLRDQVPERMLPLFDRLDKNRDKVLERSELPPG, encoded by the coding sequence ATGCGACAGTCTTTCTTCTCTATAGGTTCATCCCTCTCGCTCGGTGCAATCCTGTTGCTCGGTGTTCCCGTCTCCTCGCATGGGAACGATTCCGCCCAGCCGATCGCAGTCAAAGCGGTGGACATCGGACAAAGGATTCCTGACGGGCGATGGACGGACTATCAAGGTAAAGAGTGGAAGACGGAAGAGTTTCGAGGGAAAAAAGCGGTCGTCTACGCGTTCCTCGGGACCCAGTGCCCGTTGGCCAAAATGTACTCGGCCAAACTGGTCGAGCTGCAAAAGCAGTTAAACGGGAAGGAGGTCTCATTTGTGGCCGTCGATTCCAACGTCCAAGATAGCTTGGCCGAAATGGCGGCCCATGCTCGCAAATACCAAATCGAATTCCCGTTTGTGAAAGACCCCGATCAACGTTGGGCGGATGTGTTGGGTGTCACACGAACCCCCGAAGTCTGCGTCGTCGACGAAAAAGGACGCTTGGTCTACCGAGGAATGATCGACGACCAGTACGGTATCGGCTTTCTACGCGAGCAGGCCAATGAACAGCCGCTCGTCGATGCAATCGAATCCGTGCTCGCAGGTCGCGTCGTCGAAACCCCCATCACCAAAGCCCCTGGCTGCTTGATCGGTCGCAAACGATCGCAGGCCGATTCGGCGGACGGTGCAGCGGCTAGTTCCGTGACTTATGCGGAGCAAGTCAGCCGCATTCTGCAGAAACGATGTGTCAGTTGCCATCGCCCGGATGAAATTGGGCCGATGGATCTTTCGAATTATGAAGACGCCTCCTCCTGGGCCGACATGGTCCTCGAAGTGGTCCGCGAGGGACGCATGCCTCCTTGGCATGCCAGCCCCGACCACGGTCAGTTCGCAAACGACCGACGCATGACCCAGGAAGAAATCGATACCCTCGAAACGTGGGCCTCTCTCGGTACCCCTCGCGGAAATCCAGAGCGAGAACCGGAACCTCTGTCGTTTGTCGAAGGATGGCAATTGGCTTCCACGCCCGACCTCGTCGTGCCCATGGCGAAGGAACCCTTTCGTGTTCCCGCGAAGGGGGAAGTGAAATACCAATACTTTGTTTCCGACTTGAACAACTCGGAGGATATTTGGGTTCGAGGAATGGAGATCGTCCCGGGGAATCGAGCGGTGGTGCACCATGTTCTGGTCTTCGTTCGCGACAAGAACGACAAGAAGAATCGGGCCTTCGGTGGCGAGCGCGGCTTTTTAGTCGGCTACGTTCCGGGGACACGCGTCGAAAGGATGCCCGAGGGAATGGCAAAGCGAATTCCCGCCAACAGCGAGTTGGTCTTCCAAGTCCACTACACGCCCATCGGAACCGCGCAAGAAGACTTGAGCAAAGTCGGCTTCTGGTTTGCAGACAAAGCCTCGATTACCCATGAGGTCCAAACGACTAGCTCGGTTCAAACCAATCTTCGCATTCCTCCGAACGAAGCGAACTACAAAACCGCAGCGATGCTCCCCGAGGAACTCCCTGCATGCGATCTCCTTTCGATGAGCCCGCACATGCACCTGCGAGGGAAAGCGTTCCGGTACACGGCCGTCTATCCAGACAAAAACCGAGAAGTTCTCCTCGATATCCCCGCATACGATTTCAATTGGCAAACCGAGTATCGGCTCGCGACCAAGAAACCGCTCCCGGCAGGAACCCGTATCCTTTGCGAAGCGGTGTTCGACAACTCCACCAAAAACCTTAATAACCCCGACCCCACCAACTGGGTGGCTTGGGGGGATCAAACGTACGAAGAGATGATGATCGGCTACTTCCACATCGCCGTGCCCATCGATCCCAAAACGGGAGTTTCCAAGCCGCTTGAGAAAGTGGGGCGCGGTACCTCCCCCACCCCTTCGCAAATCTTCAACTTCCTGGATACCGACGGGGATGACAAGCTGTTGAGAGACCAAGTCCCAGAGCGGATGTTGCCTTTGTTCGATCGCCTCGACAAGAACCGAGACAAAGTCCTCGAACGAAGTGAATTACCGCCGGGGTGA
- a CDS encoding sulfatase, whose translation MIRTRARQTFCAGRWFHLVASFGIALLALGTIAQSAPPNVVMIISDDHAWTDYGFMGHPHIQTPNIDRLAAESLTFRRGYVPSSLCCPSLATILTGRYPHQHKITSNDPPLVAGMKPGQFQASEAFRVGRETMNAHMRAVPTLARSLSENGYLTLQTGKWWQGEYQQGGFTHGMTRGGRHGDDGLAIGRKTMEPIDSFLDECTEKNKPFLVWYAPMLPHDPHTPPERLLEKYKKLHPSIHVAKYWAMVEWFDETVGQLLKSLDDRKLADNTIVVYVADNGWIQNTDGPRYAPKSKQSPYDGGLRTPIMVRWPGKIAPQQSEELAQSIDLAPTLWKALGMPVPEGLPGIDLLDAKALASRKTLQGACFTHNAIDLNRPEKNVRWRWCIDQNWKLILPDPTNEPDGKPELYDILADPTETKNLADQEPQQLARLTEQLNRWWTP comes from the coding sequence ATGATTCGAACGCGGGCTCGCCAAACCTTCTGCGCCGGCAGATGGTTCCATTTAGTTGCCAGCTTCGGCATTGCTCTGCTTGCTTTGGGAACGATTGCCCAGTCCGCTCCGCCGAATGTGGTCATGATCATTTCCGACGACCACGCTTGGACCGATTACGGATTTATGGGGCATCCGCACATCCAGACGCCGAACATCGATCGGCTGGCTGCCGAGAGCCTTACCTTTCGCCGCGGGTATGTTCCCTCCAGCCTTTGCTGCCCAAGTTTGGCGACGATTCTTACCGGTCGTTACCCCCACCAGCACAAAATCACCTCGAACGATCCGCCATTGGTTGCGGGGATGAAGCCGGGGCAGTTCCAAGCGTCGGAAGCGTTTCGAGTTGGACGCGAGACGATGAATGCCCATATGCGAGCGGTCCCCACTCTGGCTCGTTCCTTAAGCGAAAACGGTTACCTCACACTTCAGACCGGCAAATGGTGGCAAGGGGAGTATCAGCAAGGGGGATTCACCCACGGCATGACCCGCGGTGGTCGGCACGGAGATGATGGGCTCGCGATCGGAAGAAAGACGATGGAGCCGATCGATTCATTCCTCGACGAATGCACCGAAAAGAACAAGCCTTTCCTGGTTTGGTATGCGCCCATGCTTCCCCACGATCCGCACACCCCTCCTGAACGCCTTCTGGAAAAATACAAAAAGTTGCACCCGAGCATCCATGTGGCCAAGTATTGGGCGATGGTCGAATGGTTTGATGAAACGGTCGGGCAGCTGCTCAAGAGTTTGGACGATCGCAAACTCGCAGACAACACCATCGTGGTGTACGTGGCCGACAACGGCTGGATCCAGAATACGGATGGCCCTCGCTATGCGCCGAAGTCGAAGCAGTCCCCATATGATGGTGGGTTGCGAACCCCGATCATGGTTCGCTGGCCGGGTAAAATCGCGCCCCAGCAGAGCGAGGAACTAGCGCAAAGCATCGACCTGGCTCCCACGCTTTGGAAGGCGCTCGGGATGCCCGTTCCCGAGGGATTGCCGGGCATCGATCTGCTCGACGCCAAAGCGCTCGCGAGCCGAAAAACGCTGCAGGGGGCATGCTTCACTCATAACGCTATCGACTTGAACCGTCCTGAGAAGAACGTTCGTTGGCGTTGGTGTATCGATCAAAACTGGAAGCTCATCCTCCCTGATCCCACCAACGAACCTGACGGAAAGCCCGAGCTTTACGATATCTTGGCCGATCCGACGGAAACCAAGAATCTTGCGGACCAAGAGCCGCAGCAGCTAGCTCGACTGACGGAACAACTGAATCGATGGTGGACGCCCTAG
- a CDS encoding sialidase family protein has product MPKTLFAVALTALCAFPIAPMSPTAWAQELVKVAEEFIYEKAPFPSCHASTIEEAADGTLVTAWFGGLHEKSDDVGIWVSRYEKEQWTAPVEVANGIQFQWATPQRVGMGEKAKTVDVKRVPTWNPVLFQPSNGPLLLFYKAGPNPDAWWGMLSQSSDHGKTWSPSVRLPDGILGPIKNKPIELADGTILCPTSNETPDAKSQWTVHFEWTKDLGKSWTRTPPLNDPTRFGAIQPSILKLGGDRLLALGRSRQGKVFQMESSDLGKTWGEMSLIDLPNPNSGTDAITLRSGIHLLVYNHVTKESQEWGGRRSPLNVALSADGRSWKPVLELENEPKKEFSYPAVIQTRDGKIHITYTWLREKIKHVVLELKP; this is encoded by the coding sequence ATGCCGAAGACATTGTTCGCAGTCGCACTGACTGCTTTATGCGCTTTTCCCATCGCCCCCATGTCGCCCACTGCTTGGGCGCAAGAGCTAGTTAAAGTCGCCGAAGAGTTCATCTACGAGAAAGCTCCTTTTCCGAGTTGCCATGCTTCTACCATCGAAGAGGCCGCGGACGGTACCTTGGTCACAGCGTGGTTCGGCGGTCTCCACGAAAAGTCCGATGATGTTGGCATTTGGGTGTCTCGCTATGAGAAGGAGCAATGGACTGCACCGGTGGAAGTAGCCAATGGTATTCAGTTCCAATGGGCCACGCCGCAGCGGGTCGGGATGGGTGAAAAGGCAAAGACAGTCGATGTAAAACGCGTTCCGACTTGGAATCCCGTTCTCTTTCAGCCTTCCAATGGCCCGCTTCTTCTCTTTTATAAAGCGGGCCCTAACCCGGACGCTTGGTGGGGGATGCTCTCGCAATCCAGCGACCACGGGAAGACTTGGAGTCCCAGTGTCCGGCTCCCAGACGGAATTTTGGGTCCGATCAAAAACAAGCCGATCGAACTGGCCGATGGAACGATCCTATGTCCAACCAGCAATGAAACACCGGACGCTAAGAGCCAATGGACCGTGCACTTCGAGTGGACCAAGGATCTGGGCAAGTCCTGGACTAGGACGCCACCTCTGAACGATCCCACGCGATTCGGCGCCATCCAACCTAGCATTCTCAAGTTGGGTGGCGATCGACTTTTGGCGCTGGGCAGAAGTCGTCAGGGGAAAGTCTTTCAAATGGAATCGAGCGATTTGGGCAAGACCTGGGGCGAAATGAGTTTGATCGATCTCCCCAATCCCAATTCTGGGACCGACGCGATCACGCTTCGCAGCGGCATCCACCTCTTGGTCTATAACCATGTCACCAAGGAGTCGCAGGAATGGGGGGGACGGCGATCTCCACTCAACGTCGCCCTATCTGCCGATGGGCGATCCTGGAAACCAGTCTTGGAACTGGAAAACGAACCGAAGAAAGAGTTCAGCTATCCGGCGGTGATCCAAACACGCGATGGCAAAATCCACATCACCTACACTTGGTTGCGTGAAAAGATCAAGCATGTTGTGTTGGAACTAAAGCCCTGA